In a single window of the Hoyosella subflava DQS3-9A1 genome:
- a CDS encoding MFS transporter codes for MAAPGREDALIARLDRIPVWPYGNRLLIVIGAGYFFAYFDVVTIGLALPVISEQFGVSSRVAALAVTSSLIGYILGAFIDSRIADTRGRRASMMISVCLFTFGTLAAAASPGIAWLIAFRFIAGMGIGAEIAAVTTYVGELAPEKLRGRVTCIVGVMAFAGFALVPVIGRFLIPAFDAGWRVLFVIGAAGGLTIAVLRREMPASARWLLVRGRVDEAEQAIARAEERARAVTGRDLPEPLPATVVKEERAGLLRPPYVWLMVLFTVIWAVYYVGNYGWLTLAPTLLTNHGFSLTSSLTFLIVTGTGFVAGALLATGLADRFDRRMTTAVGAAAWAAALLAIGLIHGAASVMFFGFVASATIGFLVPLLYTYTAEQFPPQFRATGVAVTDGVGHLGGAAAPLVVLTASELWGFTGAFIVMAATGVVTAVLLLVVSSWRRERQMAYRAGRG; via the coding sequence ATGGCAGCCCCTGGGCGGGAGGATGCGCTGATCGCGCGGCTCGACCGCATTCCTGTCTGGCCTTATGGCAACCGGCTACTGATCGTGATCGGTGCTGGATACTTCTTCGCCTACTTCGACGTCGTAACGATCGGGCTCGCTCTGCCCGTCATCAGTGAGCAGTTCGGCGTCTCCAGCAGAGTTGCTGCCCTCGCAGTCACCAGCAGTCTCATTGGCTACATTCTCGGCGCTTTCATCGACAGCCGCATCGCGGACACCCGCGGTCGGCGCGCCAGCATGATGATCTCGGTGTGCCTATTCACGTTCGGCACGCTCGCTGCTGCCGCGAGTCCCGGGATCGCGTGGCTGATTGCTTTCCGATTCATCGCCGGTATGGGTATTGGGGCGGAGATCGCGGCCGTCACCACCTACGTGGGTGAGCTCGCCCCCGAGAAGCTGCGCGGACGCGTGACGTGCATCGTTGGCGTGATGGCGTTCGCGGGCTTCGCCCTGGTCCCAGTGATCGGACGATTCTTGATCCCCGCGTTCGACGCAGGCTGGCGGGTGCTTTTCGTCATCGGTGCGGCAGGGGGCCTGACGATCGCGGTGCTGCGCCGGGAGATGCCGGCGTCCGCGCGCTGGCTGCTGGTGCGCGGCCGCGTCGATGAAGCTGAGCAGGCCATCGCGCGGGCCGAGGAACGGGCCCGGGCTGTTACGGGGCGGGACCTGCCGGAACCGCTCCCGGCCACCGTAGTGAAAGAAGAGCGAGCAGGGTTGCTGCGCCCGCCCTACGTGTGGCTGATGGTTCTGTTCACGGTGATCTGGGCGGTGTACTACGTCGGCAATTATGGATGGCTCACCCTCGCGCCCACACTGCTAACCAACCACGGTTTCAGCCTGACGTCGAGTCTCACTTTCCTGATCGTCACCGGAACCGGTTTCGTGGCGGGGGCGCTGCTCGCGACTGGCCTCGCGGACCGGTTCGATCGGCGTATGACCACCGCTGTGGGCGCGGCGGCGTGGGCGGCCGCGCTGCTTGCTATCGGCCTCATCCACGGCGCCGCGTCGGTGATGTTCTTCGGGTTCGTCGCCTCTGCGACTATCGGCTTCCTGGTCCCACTCCTCTACACCTACACGGCCGAACAGTTCCCGCCTCAGTTCCGCGCTACCGGGGTGGCGGTGACTGATGGTGTGGGGCACCTGGGTGGTGCGGCGGCGCCATTGGTGGTGCTGACTGCCTCCGAACTATGGGGCTTCACGGGGGCCTTCATCGTCATGGCGGCCACGGGGGTTGTCACGGCGGTGTTGCTACTCGTGGTCTCGAGTTGGCGCCGGGAGCGGCAGATGGCCTACCGAGCGGGCCGTGGCTGA
- a CDS encoding uracil-DNA glycosylase, whose translation MAASDEPDWPRRAESAGTLRAVDDVVVRCRACPRLVEWREKVGRDKRKSFTDWTYWSRAVPSFGDSEAAVIVVGLAPAAHGGNRTGRMFTGDQSGDVLYAALHRTGFANQPSSTHSGDGMVLTGVRLVAPVHCAPPENKPTPEERNRCAPFLAREVDLLAPTLRVAVVLGGFGWQALLANLAGTGWQIPRPRPRFGHGADAQVAHPDGRRLTLVGCYHPSQHNTFTGRLTPDMIDTVLRRARRLAEID comes from the coding sequence ATGGCTGCCTCCGACGAACCGGACTGGCCGCGCCGTGCGGAAAGCGCGGGCACACTGCGCGCCGTCGACGACGTGGTCGTACGATGTCGCGCGTGCCCGCGGCTGGTGGAATGGCGCGAGAAGGTCGGCCGCGACAAGCGTAAGAGTTTCACGGACTGGACATACTGGTCGCGTGCGGTCCCCAGCTTCGGCGACTCGGAGGCCGCTGTGATCGTTGTCGGGCTCGCCCCGGCAGCGCACGGCGGCAACCGGACCGGGCGCATGTTCACCGGTGATCAGAGCGGCGATGTGCTTTACGCCGCTCTGCACCGGACCGGGTTCGCCAATCAGCCCTCGTCAACCCACTCGGGTGATGGGATGGTGCTGACAGGAGTGCGTCTCGTCGCGCCAGTCCACTGTGCGCCGCCGGAGAACAAACCCACACCAGAGGAGCGGAATCGCTGCGCTCCATTTCTCGCGCGGGAAGTGGACCTCCTGGCACCAACTCTGCGGGTCGCGGTGGTGCTGGGTGGTTTCGGGTGGCAGGCACTGCTCGCGAATCTGGCGGGAACGGGCTGGCAGATTCCCCGCCCGCGGCCCCGGTTCGGTCATGGCGCCGACGCGCAAGTTGCCCACCCAGATGGACGCCGACTCACTCTTGTTGGCTGCTACCACCCCAGCCAGCACAACACGTTCACTGGGCGTTTGACGCCGGACATGATTGACACCGTCCTGCGGCGCGCTAGGAGGCTGGCTGAAATCGATTAG
- the tenA gene encoding thiaminase II, whose protein sequence is MIPLSDALRSAADGIWQAQHNHPFVRGLGDGSLDAAAFRLWIRQDYLFLIEYSRLCALAAARAPDLETMRRFAELLHETLNVEMDLHRSYCTELGITEAELEREERAPTTQGYTDFLLRSAAVGDFAELLAALLPCMWGFSEIGTRLAETGLPQNQGYAKWISMYSSREFTDLVAWLRELTNEIGAELSGAARERVRNAFMISSRYELAFWEMAWTRQEWPAH, encoded by the coding sequence ATGATTCCTCTCAGCGACGCGCTGCGCTCAGCAGCAGACGGCATTTGGCAAGCCCAGCACAATCACCCCTTTGTTCGAGGTCTCGGCGACGGCTCTTTGGACGCGGCTGCCTTTCGCCTCTGGATCCGTCAGGACTACTTGTTCCTCATCGAATATTCGCGTTTGTGCGCACTCGCAGCTGCACGGGCCCCTGATCTCGAGACGATGAGACGCTTCGCGGAATTGCTTCACGAGACCTTGAACGTCGAAATGGACCTGCACCGCTCCTACTGCACGGAACTCGGTATCACTGAGGCAGAACTGGAACGTGAGGAAAGGGCTCCAACTACACAGGGCTACACAGATTTCCTGCTTCGCAGCGCGGCCGTGGGTGATTTCGCTGAGCTTCTCGCTGCTCTGCTGCCGTGCATGTGGGGTTTCAGCGAAATCGGGACTCGGCTGGCGGAGACCGGTTTGCCGCAGAACCAAGGGTATGCGAAGTGGATCAGCATGTATTCGTCCCGCGAGTTCACCGACCTTGTGGCGTGGCTTCGTGAATTGACCAATGAGATTGGTGCAGAGCTTTCGGGCGCGGCGAGGGAACGGGTCAGAAATGCCTTCATGATCAGCAGTCGTTACGAACTGGCGTTCTGGGAAATGGCCTGGACCCGCCAGGAGTGGCCCGCCCACTAG
- a CDS encoding methyltransferase, whose protein sequence is MDLAAVRWFPPVRVVRAVELVRSALTKLTQLIAPSPVNVLELATGSWVTQAVYTATKLGIPDALAGGPLTAEEIAEKVGADSDGTHRLLRALAAKSVFREGGDGRFELTAMGQSLRSDAADSVRPLVLMIGHPAHWEHWGGLLYSVQTGKSSLEQLRGLSAFDFFEENEEVAQVFNDAMTVTSEMVIGPVLAAYDFTKYRTIVDVGGGHGRLLAAILQQSPDSRGVLFELPPVLPGACDLFVDAGVADRTEAVGGSFFESVPADGDAYVLKNIVHDWPEEQAIEILRNVRAAMPDEGRVLLIEAVIPEGNGEHVSKWLNLEMLIQTGGRERTVGQYSDLLEHAGLKLSRVVPTIGPASLIEAIAR, encoded by the coding sequence GTGGACCTAGCTGCAGTGCGATGGTTCCCTCCTGTTCGAGTCGTGCGGGCTGTCGAGCTTGTCCGGAGTGCGCTGACAAAGCTCACCCAGCTCATCGCACCTTCGCCGGTAAATGTCCTTGAACTGGCGACCGGAAGTTGGGTCACGCAGGCGGTGTACACCGCTACCAAACTCGGTATCCCGGACGCACTTGCGGGCGGACCGCTCACCGCTGAAGAGATTGCGGAGAAGGTCGGCGCTGACTCCGATGGAACGCACCGACTGTTGCGCGCGCTTGCCGCGAAGTCGGTCTTCCGCGAGGGCGGCGACGGCCGTTTTGAACTGACCGCGATGGGACAGTCGCTGCGCTCCGATGCAGCGGATTCGGTTCGTCCGCTTGTTCTCATGATTGGGCATCCTGCGCACTGGGAACACTGGGGTGGCCTGTTGTATTCGGTGCAGACGGGAAAGTCGAGTCTCGAGCAGCTCAGAGGACTGAGCGCATTCGACTTCTTCGAGGAGAATGAGGAAGTCGCGCAGGTCTTCAACGACGCGATGACGGTCACGTCCGAAATGGTGATCGGACCTGTCCTCGCTGCCTACGACTTCACGAAATATCGCACGATCGTTGATGTGGGCGGAGGTCATGGACGTCTGCTTGCCGCGATTTTGCAGCAGTCGCCAGACTCGCGGGGGGTTCTCTTCGAGCTGCCACCGGTGCTGCCAGGCGCATGTGACTTGTTCGTCGACGCAGGTGTCGCCGACCGCACGGAGGCTGTCGGAGGCTCGTTCTTCGAGTCGGTTCCTGCTGACGGTGATGCGTACGTTCTGAAGAACATCGTGCATGACTGGCCGGAAGAACAGGCCATTGAGATCCTGCGCAATGTGCGCGCCGCGATGCCCGACGAGGGGCGGGTTCTGCTGATCGAAGCTGTCATTCCAGAAGGAAACGGTGAGCACGTCAGCAAGTGGCTGAACCTCGAAATGCTCATCCAGACAGGCGGACGAGAACGAACCGTCGGCCAGTATTCCGATCTGCTCGAACACGCCGGGCTCAAACTGAGCCGGGTAGTTCCCACGATCGGACCCGCGTCACTGATCGAGGCGATTGCGCGATGA
- a CDS encoding antitoxin, which translates to MVLTDLFNKAKGLVQKNPERVRTVIERVEETVDKTTGGKYSEKIHQAADTVEERLGVAVVAEDAPAEAPATKSQAAGDEPVSEESEVK; encoded by the coding sequence ATGGTACTGACAGACTTGTTCAACAAAGCCAAGGGACTCGTTCAGAAGAACCCAGAGAGGGTCCGGACGGTCATCGAGCGTGTCGAGGAGACAGTCGACAAGACGACTGGCGGCAAGTACAGCGAGAAAATCCATCAAGCTGCGGACACCGTTGAGGAGCGGCTAGGGGTCGCTGTCGTCGCAGAAGACGCTCCCGCAGAGGCTCCCGCAACGAAGTCACAAGCAGCCGGTGACGAGCCGGTCAGCGAAGAATCAGAAGTCAAGTAG
- a CDS encoding alpha/beta fold hydrolase, with protein MLATFLLLTGAGSDSWYWHRVAPLLEARGHSIVAPDLPVDDDSAGFPEYTDVAARAVADAPGRPLIIVGQSMGAFTAVMTAERVPTSMLVLVGAMIPAPGETGGAWWGNTGQEAAQTAYAVEEGRDPDAAFDPFELFLHDVPAEVVKASAEHMRNQSETPFTTAWVGPEWPSIPTKVIAARYDRLFPLPFMQKISRDRLGIEPEIIDSGHLSALAKPHDLAARLLSYASELDSPPR; from the coding sequence GTGTTGGCCACTTTCTTGCTACTGACCGGCGCGGGTTCGGATTCGTGGTATTGGCACCGGGTTGCCCCCCTCCTTGAGGCGCGCGGCCACAGCATCGTAGCTCCTGACCTGCCCGTGGACGATGATTCTGCGGGGTTTCCGGAGTACACCGACGTTGCCGCGCGCGCCGTTGCTGATGCACCGGGACGGCCGCTCATCATTGTCGGCCAGTCGATGGGTGCGTTCACCGCTGTCATGACCGCGGAACGCGTGCCCACTTCGATGCTAGTTCTCGTTGGCGCCATGATCCCGGCGCCAGGTGAGACTGGTGGCGCGTGGTGGGGTAACACGGGGCAGGAAGCGGCACAGACGGCTTACGCAGTCGAGGAAGGCCGTGATCCCGACGCTGCCTTCGATCCGTTCGAGCTGTTTCTTCATGACGTGCCCGCCGAGGTCGTGAAAGCCAGTGCTGAGCACATGCGGAATCAGTCGGAAACGCCGTTCACGACCGCCTGGGTGGGGCCGGAGTGGCCGAGCATTCCCACCAAAGTCATTGCGGCGCGCTATGACCGGCTGTTCCCGCTCCCGTTCATGCAGAAGATCAGCCGGGACAGGCTGGGAATCGAGCCGGAGATAATCGACTCAGGCCACCTGTCAGCGCTGGCCAAGCCACACGATCTGGCTGCGAGGCTGCTGAGCTACGCGAGTGAACTCGACAGTCCGCCCCGCTGA
- a CDS encoding DUF305 domain-containing protein codes for MRSRALVLIVALVLLAGGFAAGFFWPRMEPGAEPAADSAVPHAFGPVEVGFSQDMAIHHLQAVELCNALGDDIDPMLVSLCTQIRTSQTQEIGMMTGWLELLDQPLASSEPMAWMHHDSEHEHPDHGGSRDAAEPPMPGMASWLEVDALRQSGGADAEVLFLQLMIRHHQGGIDMAGYAAQHASVPVVQRLATSMIKEQSQETAVMEQLLRARGAEPLPWP; via the coding sequence ATGAGGTCACGCGCTTTGGTGCTCATCGTGGCACTCGTCTTGCTTGCGGGTGGTTTCGCCGCGGGATTCTTCTGGCCCCGAATGGAACCAGGGGCGGAACCCGCCGCAGACAGTGCAGTGCCGCACGCGTTCGGGCCCGTGGAAGTTGGGTTCTCCCAGGACATGGCGATTCACCACCTGCAGGCAGTAGAACTGTGCAACGCACTCGGCGACGATATCGACCCGATGCTGGTCTCACTATGCACGCAGATCCGGACCAGCCAGACGCAGGAAATCGGGATGATGACCGGCTGGCTGGAACTCCTCGATCAGCCACTGGCTTCGAGCGAACCGATGGCGTGGATGCACCACGACAGCGAGCACGAGCATCCGGACCACGGCGGGAGTCGTGACGCGGCGGAGCCTCCCATGCCGGGTATGGCGAGTTGGCTGGAAGTCGACGCGTTGCGGCAGTCCGGCGGTGCGGACGCGGAAGTGCTGTTCCTGCAGTTGATGATTCGCCACCACCAGGGCGGCATCGACATGGCTGGGTACGCCGCGCAGCATGCTTCGGTCCCGGTCGTTCAGCGCCTGGCCACCAGCATGATCAAAGAGCAGAGCCAGGAAACCGCGGTCATGGAGCAACTCCTCCGTGCCCGCGGTGCCGAGCCCCTGCCCTGGCCGTGA
- a CDS encoding Glu/Leu/Phe/Val family dehydrogenase, translating to MTRGVFERQTGHEQVIFCNDAESGLKAIIAIYSTALGPALGGTRFYPYSSEDDALTDVLNLSKGMAYKNALAGLPLGGGKAVIIGDPQRHKTETLLRAYGRFVESLGGRYITACDVGTYVQDMDIIGEQTRFVTGRSPQHGGSGDSSVMTSYGVYQGMRASAEYLWGNASLAGRRVGVAGVGKVGRLLVDYLLHEKAKVIITDVSPAAIDRVKQAHPEVSVADDTAALITSGLDIYAPCALGGALNDDTVTVLTAKIVCGAANNQLAHAGIEDVLAARGILYAPDYLVNAGGVVMVEDELHGFDFDRAKRKVSTIFHTTKEVFTLAAAEGVPAATAADQIAERRMMHAAGAGYWPRAAELAAH from the coding sequence GTGACTCGAGGTGTGTTCGAACGCCAGACCGGTCATGAGCAGGTCATTTTCTGTAATGACGCGGAATCCGGTTTGAAGGCGATCATCGCGATTTACTCCACGGCGCTCGGTCCCGCGCTCGGCGGTACGCGGTTCTACCCGTACTCGTCTGAAGACGACGCGCTGACCGACGTACTGAATCTGTCGAAGGGCATGGCCTACAAGAACGCGCTCGCTGGGCTTCCGCTCGGCGGCGGCAAGGCTGTGATCATCGGCGACCCGCAGCGGCACAAAACTGAGACGTTGCTCCGTGCGTACGGGCGGTTCGTGGAATCACTTGGGGGACGGTACATCACCGCGTGTGATGTGGGCACCTACGTTCAGGATATGGACATCATCGGCGAGCAAACCCGTTTTGTGACGGGCCGCTCGCCTCAGCACGGTGGATCCGGGGATTCGTCGGTCATGACATCGTATGGCGTCTACCAGGGTATGCGCGCGAGCGCGGAATACCTGTGGGGTAACGCTTCGCTTGCTGGGCGCCGCGTCGGAGTGGCGGGCGTGGGCAAGGTCGGGCGTCTGCTCGTTGACTACCTCCTGCATGAGAAAGCGAAAGTCATCATCACCGACGTCAGTCCCGCGGCAATCGACCGCGTCAAGCAGGCGCACCCTGAGGTGTCTGTCGCCGACGACACCGCTGCCCTCATCACGTCCGGCCTGGATATTTATGCGCCGTGCGCGCTGGGTGGTGCGCTCAACGACGACACTGTGACCGTCTTGACCGCGAAGATCGTGTGTGGGGCCGCGAACAATCAGCTTGCGCATGCGGGGATTGAAGATGTACTCGCGGCACGGGGCATCCTCTATGCACCCGACTACCTCGTGAACGCGGGGGGTGTCGTGATGGTGGAAGATGAGCTGCACGGATTCGATTTCGACCGGGCAAAGCGCAAGGTAAGCACGATCTTCCACACTACGAAGGAAGTTTTCACCTTGGCCGCCGCAGAGGGTGTTCCGGCAGCGACGGCTGCGGACCAGATCGCTGAGCGACGGATGATGCACGCGGCAGGCGCTGGTTACTGGCCCCGGGCAGCGGAACTCGCCGCTCACTAG
- a CDS encoding S1C family serine protease — translation MNSAAREVVMPFDPLPQRSGPSQRPLDAYSQIVVAVARTLTPHVASISLRHGGGSAVAFTDDGFLLTNAHVIGRESRGKAVSADGTEQQFDVVGADRLSDLAVIRTRGAGPPAAVLGDADALVVGELVVAVGSPLGLSGSVTAGVVSALGRSLPARDGRATRVIEDVIQTDAALNPGNSGGALANAAGEVVGINTAVAGIGLGMAVPINSTTQRIISTLLGEGRVRRAYLGIIGSPTPVPSPLAERIGRSKALRLVEVLSGGPADTAGLKRGDLLLTVAREPVSSAQDIQRQLFGEAIGLALPVTVLRGDAMVDVIAVPTELTT, via the coding sequence GTGAATTCAGCAGCGCGCGAGGTCGTCATGCCATTCGATCCCCTCCCACAGCGTTCTGGGCCCAGCCAGCGCCCACTGGACGCGTATTCGCAGATCGTCGTGGCCGTCGCGCGCACGCTCACGCCCCATGTCGCAAGCATTAGTCTCCGTCACGGCGGAGGATCCGCGGTCGCGTTCACTGACGACGGTTTCCTGCTCACCAATGCGCACGTCATCGGACGGGAGTCGCGTGGCAAAGCAGTCTCCGCGGATGGCACAGAGCAGCAATTCGACGTCGTCGGCGCTGACAGACTTTCCGACCTGGCCGTCATTCGGACGCGTGGCGCTGGCCCGCCCGCAGCGGTGCTGGGAGATGCCGACGCACTGGTTGTCGGTGAACTGGTCGTCGCTGTGGGCAGTCCGCTCGGCCTCTCCGGTTCCGTCACGGCAGGCGTCGTCAGCGCGCTCGGCCGGTCCCTCCCCGCTCGCGACGGGCGCGCTACGCGCGTTATCGAAGATGTGATCCAGACCGATGCCGCGCTCAACCCTGGCAACTCCGGAGGTGCACTAGCGAACGCGGCGGGTGAGGTGGTCGGCATCAATACCGCTGTCGCCGGCATCGGCCTTGGTATGGCTGTGCCGATCAATTCAACGACACAGCGCATCATCAGCACCCTTCTTGGTGAGGGCAGGGTGCGTCGCGCCTACCTCGGGATCATTGGCTCACCGACACCCGTCCCTTCGCCACTCGCGGAACGCATTGGCCGCAGTAAAGCGCTGCGGCTCGTCGAAGTACTGTCCGGCGGCCCCGCGGACACCGCCGGTCTGAAGCGTGGTGACCTGCTGCTCACAGTCGCGCGTGAGCCCGTCAGCAGCGCGCAGGACATTCAGCGACAGTTGTTCGGTGAGGCAATTGGTCTCGCGTTACCCGTTACCGTCCTGCGTGGCGACGCAATGGTGGACGTGATTGCCGTCCCAACGGAGCTCACCACCTGA
- a CDS encoding cytochrome P450 yields MSTLVNPKNIKHAVARHKPTIATLPGTRLIADTLEHHHRRAEPFATPPADSGLKPVLGDAGLPVLGHTFELMRLGPEYQMRRYNQLGPVSWANVFGRRGVAIAGPEATQAVLVNRDNTYTQGGWRYLIDAFFHRGLMLLDADEHRYHRRIMQAAFTKERLEGYVAVADEVVDAQVWKFTRGGDVELYPTLKQLTLEVATRVFMDAGKQSDDVVTKLNDAFIACVRGGTAIVRYPVPGGRWARGLRGRRTLESYFREHLPAKRRENSRDLFAALCHATSEDGETFSDDDIVNHMIFLMMAAHDTATITATATAYHLAKHPEWQEKVRAEVAAHDGPVSPSYLDGLMTLDNVISESLRLVAPVPAFMRETTKDTEILGFYIPKGTFLLVDPWVNHLLPEYWTEPTRFDPERFAPHRREDKQHPFLFVPFGGGAHRCIGMKFGMLEVKTILHYLLRTYRLELKPGYDVHWDTSSLPFPTDGLPITLTRI; encoded by the coding sequence ATGAGTACGCTCGTGAATCCGAAGAACATCAAACATGCTGTTGCCCGCCACAAGCCCACGATCGCGACGCTTCCAGGCACGCGCCTCATTGCGGACACGCTGGAACATCACCATCGGCGCGCCGAGCCATTCGCGACGCCACCCGCAGACAGCGGACTGAAACCCGTTCTCGGCGATGCAGGGCTTCCGGTGCTAGGGCACACGTTTGAACTCATGCGCCTCGGCCCTGAGTACCAAATGCGCCGATATAACCAGCTCGGTCCCGTTTCGTGGGCGAACGTCTTCGGACGCCGTGGGGTCGCCATCGCCGGCCCTGAAGCGACACAAGCGGTCCTGGTGAACCGCGACAACACCTACACGCAGGGTGGCTGGCGGTACCTGATCGACGCCTTCTTCCATAGAGGCTTGATGCTTCTCGACGCGGACGAGCACCGGTATCACCGCCGCATCATGCAAGCGGCGTTCACGAAGGAAAGGCTCGAAGGCTATGTTGCCGTCGCCGACGAGGTCGTCGACGCGCAGGTATGGAAATTCACGCGCGGCGGTGACGTCGAGCTCTATCCGACGCTCAAACAGCTCACACTCGAAGTGGCGACGCGCGTCTTCATGGACGCGGGAAAACAAAGTGACGACGTCGTCACGAAACTGAACGACGCATTCATCGCCTGTGTCAGGGGCGGCACCGCGATCGTGCGGTACCCCGTGCCAGGCGGACGCTGGGCACGCGGTCTGCGCGGGCGCCGCACACTCGAAAGCTACTTCCGCGAACACCTGCCCGCAAAACGGCGTGAGAACTCACGCGATTTATTCGCGGCGCTCTGCCACGCGACGTCGGAAGACGGCGAGACTTTCAGCGACGACGACATCGTCAACCACATGATCTTCCTGATGATGGCTGCGCATGACACCGCCACCATCACCGCCACAGCGACGGCTTACCACCTCGCGAAGCACCCGGAGTGGCAAGAGAAAGTCCGTGCGGAGGTGGCCGCCCACGATGGTCCAGTATCTCCGTCCTACCTCGACGGACTCATGACTCTCGACAACGTGATCTCCGAATCACTGCGGCTCGTGGCGCCAGTGCCAGCGTTCATGCGCGAAACCACAAAAGACACTGAAATACTCGGGTTCTACATCCCCAAGGGGACGTTCCTGCTCGTCGATCCGTGGGTGAATCATTTGCTTCCGGAATACTGGACGGAGCCAACGCGCTTCGACCCCGAGCGTTTTGCCCCGCATCGTCGTGAAGACAAGCAGCATCCCTTCTTGTTCGTGCCATTCGGTGGGGGAGCGCACCGTTGCATCGGCATGAAGTTCGGAATGCTCGAAGTGAAAACGATCCTGCACTACCTGTTGCGCACGTACCGGCTGGAATTGAAGCCAGGATACGACGTTCACTGGGACACAAGCTCATTGCCATTCCCGACAGACGGACTGCCGATCACTCTGACCAGGATCTAG
- a CDS encoding NAD-dependent malic enzyme, with product MPVPGPGYSITVRLESPPSVSAAGDLTTVVGGAGGVLTAFDIVDSTADAIVVDITVNVLSSDHAEDVTAALDSLPDVQVRKVSDRTFLVHLGGKLEVTPKVSLRNRDDLSRAYTPGVARVCQAIAKNPEDARRLTIKRNTVAVVTDGSAVLGLGNIGPAAALPVMEGKAALFKKFAGVDAWPVCLDTQDTEEIIRVVQVLAPVYAGINLEDIAAPRCFEIESRLRQMLDIPVFHDDQHGTAICVTAALRNALRVVDKKMTDCRIVVSGAGAAGSAIMRLLLLQEPADIIAVDIDGIVHPARDNKDDNLRWLADNTNKHHMTGTLHDALVGADVFIGVSAPNLFGAEQVATMADNAIVFALANPDPEIDPVDAHQHAAVVATGRSDYPNQINNVLAFPGVFRGLLDAHATDIDEPMMLAAAEAIADVVGDRLNPSYIVPSVFDTAVAPAVADAVKTAAQKQGQ from the coding sequence ATGCCGGTTCCTGGTCCTGGATACTCGATAACTGTTCGGCTTGAATCACCCCCATCGGTCAGTGCCGCAGGTGATCTCACCACAGTGGTCGGCGGAGCCGGCGGGGTGCTCACCGCGTTCGACATCGTCGATTCGACCGCTGACGCGATCGTCGTCGACATCACTGTGAACGTGTTGTCCTCAGACCATGCTGAAGATGTCACCGCGGCGCTGGATTCGCTGCCCGATGTCCAGGTGCGAAAAGTCTCCGACCGAACCTTCCTTGTGCACCTCGGCGGCAAACTCGAAGTCACACCGAAGGTCAGTCTGCGTAACCGTGACGATCTGTCCCGCGCCTACACGCCAGGTGTGGCGCGTGTCTGCCAGGCGATCGCGAAGAATCCTGAGGATGCACGGCGGCTCACCATCAAACGCAACACGGTCGCTGTCGTGACGGACGGTTCCGCGGTGCTCGGGCTAGGAAATATCGGTCCGGCCGCTGCGCTTCCAGTGATGGAAGGAAAAGCCGCGCTCTTCAAGAAGTTCGCGGGCGTAGATGCATGGCCAGTGTGCCTCGACACCCAAGACACGGAGGAGATCATCCGCGTTGTGCAGGTGCTGGCACCCGTCTATGCGGGAATTAACCTCGAAGACATCGCCGCTCCGCGCTGCTTCGAAATCGAATCGCGGCTGCGTCAGATGCTCGACATCCCGGTGTTCCACGACGACCAGCATGGCACCGCGATTTGTGTCACGGCGGCGCTCCGCAACGCCCTGCGGGTGGTCGACAAGAAGATGACGGATTGCAGGATTGTCGTCAGTGGTGCGGGCGCTGCAGGATCGGCCATCATGCGGTTGCTTCTGCTGCAAGAACCGGCTGACATCATCGCGGTGGATATCGACGGCATCGTTCACCCCGCCCGCGATAACAAGGACGACAATCTGCGCTGGCTCGCTGACAACACCAACAAACACCACATGACGGGAACCTTGCACGATGCGCTAGTCGGGGCGGACGTCTTCATCGGCGTCTCTGCGCCGAATCTGTTTGGTGCAGAACAGGTAGCGACCATGGCGGACAATGCGATCGTGTTCGCCCTCGCGAACCCCGACCCCGAAATCGATCCGGTAGATGCGCACCAGCACGCCGCTGTGGTGGCGACCGGACGCAGCGATTACCCGAACCAGATCAACAACGTCCTCGCCTTCCCGGGCGTCTTCCGCGGCCTCCTGGATGCGCACGCCACGGATATCGACGAACCCATGATGCTGGCCGCCGCTGAGGCCATCGCCGACGTCGTAGGCGACCGCCTTAACCCTTCCTACATCGTCCCCAGCGTTTTCGATACCGCTGTGGCACCGGCTGTGGCCGACGCGGTGAAAACGGCGGCCCAAAAACAGGGACAGTGA